TGCGATCGAGCCCCACGTCGACGAACGCGGCCTCCATGCCCGGCAGCACGCTGGCCACGCGGCCCTTGTACACGTTGCCGGCGAGGGGCTCCTCCCGCTCGATGAGCACGCCGACGACGGCGCCGTCCTCGAGGACGGCCACCCGCACCTCGAACGGCTCGACGTTGGCGATGATGACCCTGGCCATGCCCACCCCCGACCGCTTAGAAGAGGATCTTCTGCCGCCGCATCGCGATGTTGAGCAGTAGAGCCGCCGCCCAAATCATCGTCATGAGCGCGCTGCCCCCGTAACTGATGAACGGCAGTGGAATGCCGGTGATGGGCATGATCCCGACCGTCATCCCGATGTTGACGAAGACGTGGAATGCGACCATGGACACGATCCCGACGGCCATGAGCGCGCCGAACCGATCCCGCGCCACCGCGGCGGCGCGGAGCCCGCGCGCCAGCCAGACGTAGAACAACACGAGCAGTAGCAGGGCGCCGATGAACCCGAGCTCCTCGCCGACGACTGAGAAGATGAAGTCGGTGTGGTGCTCCGGCACGAACTGCAGCACGTTTTGGGTCCCGGCGAAGAGCCCCTTGCCCCACAGCATCCCGCTGCCGACCGCGATCTTGGACTGGATGATACCGTAGCCGGAGCCGCGCGGGTCGAGCGCCGGATCGAGGAACGCGAGCAACCGCCGCCGCTGATATTCCTTGAACACGTGCCAGAGCAGCGGCGTCACCCCGGCGCCGGCGACGCCGAGGAGCGCCAAATCCCGCCGCCGCGCGCCCCCGGCATAGAGCATCCCGGCGAAGATCGCCGCGTACACAAGGGCGGTCCCGAGGTCCGGCTGCCGGAAGATCAGCAACATGGGCGGCGCGATATGCGCCAGGAACGGCACGAGGTCGCGGACCGAGGTGTACGGACCCGGACGTTCGGACAGATGCCGGGCGAGCGTGATCACGATGGCCAGTTTGGCGAACTCCGACGGCTGGAACTGCCCGAGCGGCCCGAGCCCGATCCAGCGTTGGGCGCCGAGACTGGATCGGCCGGCCACCAGCACCGCCGCCAGCAGCGCGAGGTTTACCACGTACAACAGGCGGGCGCCGGAGCCGAACGAGCGGTAATCGACGAGGAGGATCGCCGCGGCCAGCACCACGCCGACGACCAGGTGGAGCATCTGGCTCCGGACGAAGACGAGCGGATGCGGTCCGTAGCGCGTCGTGCTGTAGACCATGACGAGGCCGAACACGCAGAGCGCCAGGGTCGAACCGAGCAGGATCGGATCCAGGTTCCGGACGACCCGGCGATCGAGACCCACGCTCACGGGTGGGGGCTCCCCTGGGCGGCGGCCCCGCGCGGGGCGCGGGGCGCCTCCCCCTGCGCGGGCGGGAACGCCGCCTGCAGCACCCGCTTCACGATCGGCGCGGCGAACTCGTCACCGAACCCCGCGTTCTCGACCATCGCGACCACCACGAGCCGGGGCGCGTCGACCGGCGCGTAGGCGGCGAACCACGCGACCGGCTTGCCGTGAGCCGCCTCCGCGGTGCCCGTCTTGCCAGCGATGGTGAGCCCGGGGATCTGGACGTTCGTGGCGGTCCCGCGCGTGACGACGGCGGCGAGCCCGGTCCGCAGCACCGCCATCGTCTCCGGGCTGAGCCGCAGGTGACCGGCCGGCGGCGGGGTGATCCGCGCGATCACCCGGCCGTCCGGGCCGCGGATCTCCGTCACGAGATGCGGCGTGACCAACGTCCCGCCGTTTGCGACGGCGGCGAGCATCCGCGCCACCTGCAGCGGCGTCGTGAGGACGTATCCCTGGCCGATTCCCATGTTGAGCGTGTCGCCGCCGAACCACGGCTGCTTCCACACGCGCTGCTTCCACGCGGGATCGGGCACGACGCCCCGGCTATCGTCCGGAAGATCGACGTCCGTCAACTGCCCCAGACCGTACATGTGGGCGAACGCGGCCATCTGGGTCGGCCCGGCGCGCCGGGCAAGCTCATAGAAGCACGCGTCGCACGACAGCGCGATCGCGTCGATGAAGTTGACGTTGCCGAGGGCCTTCCATTCATGGAACGTCCAGCCGCCGAGGTTGTAGTAACCGGGCGAGAAAAAACGGCTGTCGGGCTGGACCAGGCCGAGCTGGAGCGCGGTCGACGCGGTGACGATCTTGAAGACCGAGCCGGGCGGATACGTGCCCTGGGCGGCCCGGTCCAGCAGGGGCTGCCGCGGATCCTTCATCAACCCG
Above is a window of bacterium DNA encoding:
- the rodA gene encoding rod shape-determining protein RodA is translated as MSVGLDRRVVRNLDPILLGSTLALCVFGLVMVYSTTRYGPHPLVFVRSQMLHLVVGVVLAAAILLVDYRSFGSGARLLYVVNLALLAAVLVAGRSSLGAQRWIGLGPLGQFQPSEFAKLAIVITLARHLSERPGPYTSVRDLVPFLAHIAPPMLLIFRQPDLGTALVYAAIFAGMLYAGGARRRDLALLGVAGAGVTPLLWHVFKEYQRRRLLAFLDPALDPRGSGYGIIQSKIAVGSGMLWGKGLFAGTQNVLQFVPEHHTDFIFSVVGEELGFIGALLLLVLFYVWLARGLRAAAVARDRFGALMAVGIVSMVAFHVFVNIGMTVGIMPITGIPLPFISYGGSALMTMIWAAALLLNIAMRRQKILF
- the mrdA gene encoding penicillin-binding protein 2, with the translated sequence MERDVFERRLLTLLAVVGLLLGILVIRLWQVQIVQGDYFLRLSEENRLRVTPLAAPRGSLVDRHGRTLVANRPAFTVALLPLELRHPGPEAAALGKVLGMDPAEILSRLAAGRDRPFDPVRLRRDVPKEIVAGIEESQLDLPGVLVEVEPVRQYLYKTLGAHAFGYVGEINEQELRRLRAAGYESGDLIGKDGVERTYDAYLRGRSGEFQAEVDAQGHVVRTLGTVPAVPGDTVALGLDLALQQAAEAALGDRPGAVVAMDPRDGAVVTFVSHPAFDPNVFSAGITAAAWNGLMKDPRQPLLDRAAQGTYPPGSVFKIVTASTALQLGLVQPDSRFFSPGYYNLGGWTFHEWKALGNVNFIDAIALSCDACFYELARRAGPTQMAAFAHMYGLGQLTDVDLPDDSRGVVPDPAWKQRVWKQPWFGGDTLNMGIGQGYVLTTPLQVARMLAAVANGGTLVTPHLVTEIRGPDGRVIARITPPPAGHLRLSPETMAVLRTGLAAVVTRGTATNVQIPGLTIAGKTGTAEAAHGKPVAWFAAYAPVDAPRLVVVAMVENAGFGDEFAAPIVKRVLQAAFPPAQGEAPRAPRGAAAQGSPHP